GCGGCAGTCCGAGCGCCTCTCCGGTGTCGTCCGGCGGCGCCTCGGCCAGTCCGCCGACCGCGCCGCCGCCGACCGCGTCCCCGGCCGTCATCCGTGCCGCCGCCTTCGTCCACTCCTTGAGCAGCGCGATCAGCTCGTCGCGGTCGTCGGTGGTGACATCGAACGAGGCGAAGTGCAGCCGGTCCTGGACGGCGGAGGCGATTCCCGCCTGGTGCCTGCCGTGGAAGGCGATCGCGGAGCCCGCGGTCGCGTCCGCGCCGGCCGGCCGGGCGTCGTCGCCGGTGCGCAGCGCCGCCGCCGTACCGCCGGCCGAGACGGCGCCGAGCGCCAGGCCCGCGCCGCCCCAGCCGAGCAGCGAACGCCGGGACGGCGCACGCCCGTTGGCGGTCTGCGCGGCCTGGCCGTCCTCGGTGGCGGTGTTCTCGGTGGGTGTGCCGTCGTCGTGCGTCATCGTGTCCCCTTGCCTGGCGGCGGACTACTTGGCGGTGGCCACGGCGGCGGCCAGCTTGGACAGCGGCTCGGCGAGCGCGTTGACCCCGTCGGAGAGCTTCTTGCGCTCGCTCTTGCCGACCGTGTCGTACGAGGCGAAGCCGTCGGCGGACTTGCTGTCGCGGTGCTCGTCGAGCAGCTCGCCGATCACCTTGAACTGCTTGTCCAGCTCCTTGGCGAGCGCCGGGTCGTTCTTGCCGACGACCGGCTTCAGCAGCTCGTAGGCCTTCTCGGCGCCCTCGACATTGGCGTGGAAGTCGAGCAGGTCGGTGTGGCTGTAGCGCTCTTCCTCACCGGTGACCTTGCCGGTGGCGACCTCGTCGAGCAGCTCCTTGGCGCCGTTGGCCATGCTGGTCGGGGTGATCTCGGCCTTGCCGACCCGCTTCTGCCAGTCCTTCAGATCGGTGATCAGCTGGTCGGCGAGCTTCTTGTCGTCCCCGGAGATCTTCTTCTCCTCCCACAGGGACTTCTCCAGCTTGTGCCAGCCGGTCCACTTCTGGCCCTTCTCCAGGCCGTCGGCGCGCACATCGACCTTGGGGTCGATGTCACCGAACGACTCGGCGACCGGCTCGGTGCGCTCCCAGCCGACCCGGGAGAGGGCATAGGTCTTCTTGGCGGCCTCGACATCGCCGTCCTTGACCGCGTCGGCGAACTTCTGCGCCGCCGGGAGGGTCTGGTCGGCCTGCTCCTGGACGTACTTGCGGTACGCGGCGACCGCGGCATCCAGCTTGGGGTCGCGCTTGGTGCTCGCGCCCTTGCCGCTGGCGGTCACCTTCTGGCGGATGCCGTCGCCCTTCATGCCCGGCTTGCAGGCGATTTCGTACGAACCGGCCTTGATCTCGGCGGTGATCTCCGTACGGGTGCCGGGGCCGATGTTCTCCCGCTCGGTCACGATCCGGTCGCCGGGCGCGTAGACGTACACCTCGGTGACCTTGGAGCCCTTGTTCTGCACCGCGAACCGGACATGTCCGGCGGGGAACTCCTTGGCGGAGAGCTCACAGCTGCTGTCGGTCGCGGTCACCTCGATGGTGCCTTTGCCGCCGCCTCCTTTGCCGTCGTTCTTCGCGGCGCAGCCGGCGACGGAGGTGACGGCCGTGGCCGCGGCGATGGCGGCAACGGCGGAGGAGCGAAGGGCTCTCATACGGGGCTCCAAGCGGGCTCGGATGTACGGAAACGGCGTACCGAACGATAGGCAATGGACAAGGTCGCCACTAAGGCGGGCCTAACTTAACCGAGGCTTACCTACTTCTGCCCGGCCTGTCGAGTGATCCCGCTCTCATGCGCAACGGCCCGATTACGGATCGACCGGCGCCCGGTAAC
This genomic stretch from Streptomyces nigrescens harbors:
- the efeO gene encoding iron uptake system protein EfeO, with amino-acid sequence MRALRSSAVAAIAAATAVTSVAGCAAKNDGKGGGGKGTIEVTATDSSCELSAKEFPAGHVRFAVQNKGSKVTEVYVYAPGDRIVTERENIGPGTRTEITAEIKAGSYEIACKPGMKGDGIRQKVTASGKGASTKRDPKLDAAVAAYRKYVQEQADQTLPAAQKFADAVKDGDVEAAKKTYALSRVGWERTEPVAESFGDIDPKVDVRADGLEKGQKWTGWHKLEKSLWEEKKISGDDKKLADQLITDLKDWQKRVGKAEITPTSMANGAKELLDEVATGKVTGEEERYSHTDLLDFHANVEGAEKAYELLKPVVGKNDPALAKELDKQFKVIGELLDEHRDSKSADGFASYDTVGKSERKKLSDGVNALAEPLSKLAAAVATAK